The proteins below come from a single Patescibacteria group bacterium genomic window:
- a CDS encoding ParB/RepB/Spo0J family partition protein, whose amino-acid sequence MEAQSIFYIETEKIKPNPFQPRREFDPNNLEELANSIKEYGILEPLLAVRAEKYTESGTEVEYQLLAGERRLRAAKLVGLNTVPVIIKENIADREKLEIALIENLQREDINSIERAKAFAELADKFKLSQREIAFRVGKSREFVANTLRLLQLPQEIQRALENGKVSEGHARIILSLNLPEQQKALLGRIISYNLTVRQAEESAKQLKKQAQYSAGSYEQIIPNFDPELEELESLLEETLKTRVILKKKGRKGMIAINFNSQEELENIIEKIIGSEAGAPEITELQTNKRNEANQTKPSFETGADFFKPAGANYQSLESANQPESIPIPQPPTPPDSQIQENNFFPV is encoded by the coding sequence ATGGAAGCGCAATCTATTTTTTACATTGAGACAGAAAAAATCAAACCCAATCCGTTCCAACCGCGCCGAGAGTTTGACCCGAATAATTTAGAAGAATTGGCTAACTCAATCAAAGAGTACGGAATTTTAGAGCCGCTTTTGGCAGTCCGGGCAGAAAAATACACTGAATCAGGAACAGAGGTTGAATATCAGCTTTTGGCTGGAGAGCGCCGATTGCGGGCGGCAAAATTAGTTGGCTTAAACACGGTTCCGGTTATCATCAAAGAGAACATTGCTGATCGGGAAAAGCTTGAGATTGCTTTAATCGAAAATCTCCAGCGCGAAGACATTAACAGCATTGAGCGCGCCAAAGCATTTGCCGAACTGGCTGATAAATTTAAACTTTCCCAAAGAGAGATTGCTTTTCGGGTTGGTAAATCGCGGGAGTTTGTTGCCAACACCCTAAGACTGCTTCAGCTTCCCCAAGAAATTCAAAGGGCCTTGGAAAACGGAAAGGTTTCTGAAGGCCATGCCAGAATAATTTTAAGCTTAAATTTGCCTGAACAGCAAAAAGCGCTTTTGGGCCGGATTATTTCTTATAACCTGACTGTCAGGCAAGCCGAGGAATCAGCCAAACAACTTAAAAAACAAGCCCAATATTCTGCTGGCAGTTATGAACAGATTATTCCTAATTTTGACCCGGAGTTGGAAGAATTAGAGAGTCTGCTCGAAGAAACTTTAAAAACCAGAGTAATCTTAAAGAAAAAAGGGCGCAAAGGCATGATTGCGATTAACTTTAATTCCCAAGAAGAGCTGGAAAACATTATTGAAAAAATCATTGGCAGCGAAGCTGGCGCGCCGGAGATAACCGAATTGCAGACCAACAAGAGAAACGAAGCCAATCAAACAAAACCTAGCTTTGAAACAGGGGCTGATTTTTTTAAACCAGCAGGAGCAAATTATCAATCTCTGGAATCAGCCAATCAACCGGAGTCAATTCCAATCCCCCAACCGCCCACGCCGCCTGATTCTCAAATTCAAGAAAATAACTTTTTCCCGGTTTAA